Genomic DNA from Coregonus clupeaformis isolate EN_2021a chromosome 9, ASM2061545v1, whole genome shotgun sequence:
GGAAAATTCCATTACACTGATGTTATAAATGGTTTCATAAATATTTCATGAATGTCAATCTATAATCAAGTAAAGTgttgcctgagtgtgtgtgtgtgtgtgtgtgtttacatttcAATGTGGTTTGGTACATTTTTacactttacattttagtaatttagagAATTACAGTTAGTACATagatcttaagatagctaggtggaacaaccacatatcacagtcatagtaagtacattttcctcaataaagtagctatcagcaagtCAGAGCTAGTAATTATTTGAGGGGAGGGGGGTTGGGTGAAGAGGTGGTGTGAGGGGgatgctgtgggattatttacagtgggctccaaaattactggcacccttgactggcaatgcacaaacaatactgtaaaaaaatataaacaatataattatagagataaactcaaaataccaacatgtgagaaatactgtactatattaatgttccaatggaacccaccaaaatcatttattgatttaattaaaaaTCTATGTCCTCCAAATCAAGGTTTCACAATTAATGGCACTCTTAAAGATGATTGTAAATAACATCTACCAAAATTAAACCAGGAATTAAATTCCACTTATTTAAGTTTATCTAAGTCTTAAGGAACTATATTGAGCCATTAGAGCTAACATGCATGCAATATGCCTTTGTCATCCAACACTATGAAGAAAACAAAAGAACTGGCAGTTCAAAAGAGAAAGATGGTCGTAGACCTTCATAAATCTGGTAATGGCTACAAGAAGATCCACAAACGATTGAATATACCACTGAGCACTGTCAGGGCAATTATTACAAAATGTTAAAGATATGGAACAGTTGAAAATCTCACGGGTAGAGGACGCAAATGCATTTTGCCCcccaggatagggaggaggatggtgagagaagcaACAAAATCCCCAAGAATCACTGTGAAAGAAATGCATGCCTTGGTGGCATATTGGGGTCACCAGGTTTCAAAAAGCACCATCAGACgccacctccacaaccacaggcTCTTTGGAAGGTTTGCCAGAAGAAAGCCCTTTCTGACCCTAAGACACAGACGcaagcgcttggagtttgccaaacgtcATTTAAATTATGACTGAAAGAAGGtgatctggtcagatgagaccaaaattgaacgttttggtcagatacagcatcggcatgtttggcgttgaaacagagatgcatacaaggagaggcacctcatacccacggtgaaatatggtggtgggtcagtgatgttttggggctgttttaattCCAGAGGTGCAGGGGCACTGGTTAAGATTGATGGCATAATGAATTCCACCAAGTATCAGGCAATTTTGGCTGACAATCTGGTTGTCTCTGCTAGAAGGCTGGGACTTGGCCGTAGGTGGACTTTCcgacaagacaatgacccaaaacatacctcaagatccacacagaaatggttctgtgacaacaaaatcaatgttctgccatggccatctcagtcgtcggacctcaatccaatcaaaaatctgtgggctgagttgaagagggcagttgataaacgcaaacccaagaatgtgaaggatcttgaaaggatctgcatagagggatggtccaaaatccctccaaatgtgttccttaaccttgtcaaacattacaggaaaagactccatgctgttatccttgccagaggtggttgcactaagtactaaattaggggtgccaataattatgaaaccttgattttggtgacatttatttgtattacataattgtatgattttggttggttccattgaaacattaataaagtacagtatttctcacatgttgaTTTTTTGAGTtttctctataattatattgtttaagtattgtttgtccattgccagtcaggggtgccagtaattttggagcccactaTATGAtcctctttgaagaggtagggtttaaGATGTTTTtgaaagatgggcagggactctgctatcCCAGCTTCAGGGGAAAGCtgattccaccattggggtgccaggacagagaagtgCTTAGAATGGCCAAAAACCAGAGGTGGTataacggagtgctcgggttggggtgtagtgTTTGAGCATAGCCTAAAGGTAGGGAGGGGAAGtccctcttgctgctccgtaggcaagtaccatgcttttaatggatgcgagcttcgactggaagccagtggagtgtgcaaaGGAGCAGGGTGActtgggagaacttgggaaggttgaacaccaggcgggctgcagcattctggataagttgcaggggtttgatggcacaagcggtgagcccagccaacagcgagttgcagtagtccagacgggagatgacaatgacaagtgcctggattaggacctgcggcacttcctgtgtgaggtaggttCGTACTCTAAGGATGTTGTacagcatgaacctgcaggagcgagtcactgctttgatgtttgcagagaacgacagggtgttgtccaggttcAGGCCAAAAAAatatttgcactctgggagggaaCACcttggagttgtcaaccgtaatggagaggtcttggagcgggcaggccttcccgggagaaagagcagctctgtcttgtcgaGTTTGAGCTTGAGGtagtgggccgacatccaagctgagatgtctgccaggcacgcagagatgcgtgtcaccacctgggtgtcagaagggggaaaggagaaaactaattgagtgtcatccgcattgCAATAACAGGAgaaaccatgtgaggatatgacggagccaagtgacttggtgtatagagagaaggggagagggcctagaaccgagccctgggggacaccagtagtgcgagtacgtggtgcagacacagatcctctccacgtcattTGGTAGGAGAGGcatgtcaggtaggatgcaatccaagagtgtgcagaaactgagacacccagccctgagagggtggagaggaggatctgattgttcacggtgtcgaaggcagcagatagatctaggaggattagaacagaggagagagagtcagctttggcagtgcagagagcctccatgacacagagaagagcagtcttggTTAAGTGACCCGttttgaagcctgactggttagggtcaggaAGATCATAGTTTGGTGAACCACACTTGCGTGTCTCTATGTATGAATATTCAGTTACTTTGTATGTTATTACATGATTGGTTGAAGTTATAACAATATTCATCAAAAAAAGTTGTTACTCACCGGTTCATGTAATAACCACCCATTAATGTAATAACTTATTACATTTAGCAGAAAACGTTATTACGTTAACCGttcaacattttattacgttaacCGGCAAGTTATTACAATAACCGTTTTTATTACATACAAAATCTAAATGTTATTACAAAAACACAAGTTATTACATTAACTGGTGTTATTACATTAACCGTTGTTACAGGCTCATTCATTTTTATAAAAGATTTTGTATCACCAGAACAGACTTTATGAGACTCTACAAAATTAGCACATACAAGGTTATGACATTTAAATTTAGTTAAAGCAGGGTTTTGGTGAACTGTTATAGTTAGACAAACAGTCTAAAGTAATACAGAAATTATTGGTATTTCAGTTGGTTGGGATATATTGACCAAATTATCTGGAAGGCTTATGATGCATTTTCCCTTCAAAATTCACCGGAAACAACCATACCACACCAAAATAAAAAACATCTCACGGGGGCATGCCCCTGGACCCCCCTAGGTATCGACCCCTCATTATGCAAGATAAAGTTAACCCCTTGCCtacggtttccactagttaccacagccataaagtcaacattggctatatcgtaaaaaatcatgaacaaaaatgtgctttttggtcttgatttaagattagggttaggcataaggttagcagtgtggttaaggtaggttagggttaggtttaaatccGATTTCAAGAAGATAAattggggtttatgactttgcgGCTGTGGAAACTAGTGACGACCCTCACCTACAGTTGACAGGGGACGGATTGTGTCACCTCTGTGCAGCTCGCAGTCGCAAGCATGTTTCTTCGTATAGGTCCAGTCTTCGCTGGTAAACGATTAAATTGATTCAGACTACATTTTGTATATCGATGGTCtaaccaaagacagtacagtatgaagataggctaaaactgTTTCTCCAATAGATCCCAGATCATACTTGTAGCCGATTTAGGcgacctggggcggcaggtagcttagtgggtaagagcgttgtgccagtaaccgaaaggtcattggttctaatccctgagccgactaggtgaaaaatctgtcgatgtgcccttaagcaaggcacttaaccctaattgctcctgtaaatcgctctggataagagtgtctcctaaatgactaaaatgtaaaaatgatgtcatggcaacGTGGGCTGAAAGCTCATGGGTAGAAAtacgtcatcgggtctaacggtcgtctcgcgccgaactgcgcatgtgcatgcCGTCAAAttaaaggcactccttcgatataaagttgtttttgacgaaaatgaaaacgtgtcagtttgtcactttcacatggttggagtaataacatgttcaactacttaagacattggctcgactCTAGGtggtgcctttagatttcgagaaaattaacaactcaTTAATAATTTTTCACATCtttcattgacttctcaaaccccaaaccccggcctggtctgtttggtctgtgtCGCAAGCattcccggaagtctcgcgatgttgcacctctgggtttagaaacgcTGCGGTCTAACCATCCGCGGTCTCTTTAACTACGACCAAGTGAGACCATGGAGGTAGGAGGCGTTCGCCGTTTTCCTGAAATTGGGATACTTTGAAAACGATTCcgcgggtgaaaatgtattggtcgcgGATTGCGGGTTTTTGGGCTACttagccaatttatgcttgatccgaaaatgtgatCGGAGTTGCGGTATGGATGGTGTGACGCTATTATCGGAGCCTCCTGAGGCATGcaagaggccaaattgagctccgtacTGCATCACCATGCGCCGCCCAACTTTggaacaatgcggagggctccctATAGCTCTGCGTTGGCATGATTGGTTGacagtaggtgggggcgggagatcctgtataaacacaaactgacttccttgacaacttccttcacaacagctctgcactaCTCCTCTAAGAGTAAGAAGTATGAATACCCAGCCTTCTACAGAGgccgtatcaccgtaaatgccGAACGGCCAATGCAGACGgcagattgaccatgcagcgcctttaaATTGCACGGCGGCCACCATGGCATTTCTCTTAAAGAATATATAAGTTattcactgtgacctgctgctggTGACGATAAGGCAGTGAGCAGGCTGTTACTGTGTGAGTGGtggggagggggtgtgtgtgtgttgagagcaCAGGTTGAGTGAGCGCTGCAGCAGGCAGCTGAGTCACGGAGACACAGAAGCCAGCAGACAAGTCGTGACAATTCAtttaccagttgtaggtaggctatttagattggtcattatggagacacctatttccaGCCCTTTTTCTATTAAACATATTAACGTGCTAGAACTGATATGAAGGCCACATAGCACTGGAAAACGACTTTCGGCACACTAGAGGCTTTAGATACATTTACTCAGAGGTAGCTTAAagtaaactgcattctaatgtcgacctgcctattgaaataacaagtcaatctcgcaaattggctatttataacggtttgtagtcttaacatctggcacataataatggcacaattgccagaaaatagcctaacattcGTTTTTTGAAGTTTGTCAAAGTGTTTCTTGCACAGAGATTtcgagatcctctgtccaactttcataactcaaactctcctgtcggaTTTATCTATAGCTATGCCAATGCACAAAcaggatttatttacaattataaacaAATGTACAATTTgcctagtcccctgtagctcagttggtagagcatggcgcttgcaacgccagggttgtgggttcgtttcccacggggggccagtatgaaaatgtatgcattcactaactgtaagtcgctctggataagagcttctgctaaatgactaaaatgtaataaactgggtggttcgagccctaaatgctgattggctgatagccatggtatatcagaccatttaccacaggtatgacaaaaacatgtatttttactgctctaattacattggtaacccatttataatagcaataaggcacctcaagAGTTTGTGGTAGGCCtatatgcattcggaaagtattcagaccccttgtccatttaaaaatcatggaggccactgtgttcttggggaccttcaatgctgcagacattttttggtacccttccccagatctgtgccttgacacaatcctgtctcggcgctcaattccttcgacctcatggcttggtttttgctctgacattcactgtcaactgtgggaccttatatagacaggtgtgtgcctttccaaatcatgtccaatcaattgaatttaccacaggtggactccaatcaagttgtagaaacatctcaaggatgatcaatggaaacaggagctCAATTttttgtctcatagcaaagggtctgaatacttatgtaaataaggtatttctgttttttgagtttaatacatttgcaaacatttataaaaaacagtttttgctttgtcattatggggtagtgtgtaaattgatgaggaaaaatattaatttaatcaattctagaataaggctgtaaagtaacaaaatgtggaaaaagggaaggggtctgaatattttccgaatgcactgtacaacagCTAAGGGCTAGtgtcctaagaacagcccttagctgtagtatattggccatatccCACAACTCCTCTGGCCTTgttgcttaatcatagcagtcaaaacaagttaactagacatccattgatggaaaagtATGTGGCGAGTTAAGGGCAAATTATATTTTCTCTTGCAACATATTGTTAAGCTCGCAATCATTATTATTTTGATAGAAAACCGAAGTTTGCTTCTTAGCCTGTAGTTAGATCGATTTCCTTCTTAATTTGATAACCTTATGGAAAACAAATGTtgggctagttttcaggccttgtgggcgGGTTTTGAGAGATGATTGGTCTAGATATTTCAACTAGACCCGGCAACCCTTAGTAGGAGGTACCTTTGAAAGTGAAAGTAGCCCTACTACAGTTTTGTCTTTGTCGGACCATACTTTAGTGCGGCCCTGTCTCTAGTCTAGACAAATATGGAGCATTTTAACCGTGACATTAGAGACGGTTTTTTTGTCCCTTCTGTTGTGTTAAGTGTATTTTGAATGCGTAAATATGATGTTTTAGTATATTGAATCGGCTTAAGTGACACAAAAAGTGGATTTAGGAGCAGAGAGGTTTCAAAACAAGCTTGCCTCAAACAGAACACGTCGGTATTTCTTCATGGTAAGATTTGCCTACTTGCAAGTCTGTAATGGTTATATAATTACTTATGATgaatgtacactaccattcaaaagattggggtcacttagaaatgtcttttTTTTCCAGAAAGAAAGCCAATTTGTTTGTCCATTAAAAGAacgtcaaattgatcagaaatacagtgtagacattgttaatgttgtaaatggctattgtatctggaaacggctgatttttaatggaaaatctacataggcgtacagaggcccattatcaataaccatcagtcctgtgttccaatggcacgttgtgtttgctaatccaagtttataattttaaaaggctaattgatcattagaaaacccttttgcaattatgttagcacagcttaaaactgttgtgctgatttaaagaagcaataaaactggcctgcttgagactagttgagtatctggagcatcagcaattgtgggttcgattacaggctcagttgctccgggcggcaggtagcttagtggttaagagcgttgtgccagtaaccgaaaggttgctggttctaatccccgagccgactaggtgaaaaacctgtcgatgtgcccttgagcaaggcgttaaccctaattgctcctgtaagtcgctctggataagagcgtctgctaaatgaccaatgtatttatttattttatttataaatggccagaaacaaataactttcttctgaaactcatcagtctattcatgttctgagaaatgaaggctattccatgcgagaaattgccaagaacctgaagatctcgtacaacgctgtgtactactcccttcacagaacagtgcaaactggctctaaccagaatagaaagaggagtgggaggcaccggtgcacaactgagcaagaggacaaatacattagagtgtctagtttgagaaacagacgcatcacaggtcctcaactggcagcttcattaaagagtacctgcaaaacaccagtctcaacgtcaacagtgaagaggtgactccgggatgctgaccttctaggcagagttgcaaagaaaaagccatatctcagactggccaatacaaagaaaagatgaagatgggcagtctgagatatggctttttctttgcaactctgcctagaaggtcagcatcccggagtcacctcttcactgttgacgttgagactagccatttacaacattaacaatgtctacactgtatttctgattaatttgatgttattttaatggacaaaaaaaatgcttttctttcgaaaacaaggacatttctaagtggccccaaacttttgaacggtggtgtaTGTTTACATGCATTTGATCTACTGTCAATATTTAACCTTCATCCACAGGTGTGCGTGTATTTTTTTATTGCATCCACAGGTGTGTGCTGTCTGGCACTGGTCAAGTAGCCATTGACTTCAGACTTTGAACTGTGACCCTGAACCTGTACCCCTGAGGTTCTCCAGGATGGCAGGGCGAGGGGCTGACACGATGGAACATGATGGAGGGGACACAATATCAGATGTCAGTTTTCCGTTTGGAGAGGGGGTGTCTGGCCGAGGAAGAAGTAGTATCTCTGTGTCTGATGAGGGAGAGGAGACTTTCTATGTGCCTGAAAGGAGACCCTCCCTGGACCTGGAAGATGGCCTTAGACCAATGGACACGACTCACTGGTGACCACCATACCAGAACACACAGCACATGTCACGTGCCCACAATAAAGTTTCCTGTTTGTCCAAGTCTTGATCCTTTCACCATCCATCCTCAGTCATTcatatttggtgtgtgtgtgtgtttggtaggCATGATGTGGAAAGGGCTCGATCCCCGGTCCACAGCTACAATTCCGTCAACAGTGATGACTTCTGTCAATCGGATGAACTGGATGAAGAAACTGAACCATCTGCTACTAGGTACACTAAAACATGCTTGTTGACTTTATAGACACTCATACACTTACATTAACATGCAGTACAATGAAAAAAACATGTACAAAAGCATTCAGTCACATAACAAATACACTTGAATTACACATTGTTTTTTACAGACTGTTGTAAAGGGTTACAGTATGTCAACATATGTATTATCTTATTATGTTCAAGACGGCTCCTTGAAGCACCACTGTTTCACTCTAGTGCTGATGATTCATTGTCCATGTGATGTTATATTTACAGAGTCCAGCTGGAAAGAACAGTCTTACTCCAGCTGCTACTCTTTGGACAGTGATGACTGTGAGACCAGAACCAGGAAGTAAGAACAGTCCTCCATGATTTATCAGTCACAGACAGGATGAAAATTATGTTCAAGTGTGTTTTTATGGGGTAATTATGTATATGTGTTTGTGAGTATTTGTTCCTGGGTTTAGTGGGAGTATAATGTGGGTGTTTGTGGATGTATGTCCATTTGTTTACAAAGTGGTCATATCTGTGTGAATGCTCATGCACCAGTATGTGTAGTGATATTTCATCTCCCACCACCTCTCCAGGTCTCGAAGTTCTGCACCTAAAGCAGAGGGTCCTGCAGTGGAACTTCCTCCAAGACCAGAGCTGATCAAAAACCCAGATGAGAAGAGGCACCCTGCCCTGACTGTAGACTTCACCTTCAAGGTGGGCTGATGTACTGTGTGTTCAGCCACAAATGTCAACATGTCCCCAAAGTTGAGAGTTGAGTGGATGAGTTAGAGAATTGctcttcttttctcttctcttcttattTGTATTTCATTCTGTGGATCCAAGGCCATCAGGAAGACACTGGAGAAGCTGGGGCAGGATGATCTGAGGAAGTTTAAAATCACGCTGTGGAATCGTTACCCAGAGTCGTTCAGCGCTCCTCCCCAGGGCATGGACATGGTGGACTTGGTGGACAGACTGCTGGAGTGTTATGACCTAGAGGTGGCCTTGCAGCTCACCAAGGCCCTGTTGAAGGACATGGGCCTCAAGCGCCTGGCTGACTTCCTCACTGACATTTGCAAGAGAAGTATGCACGTCCTCTTTATTTCATTTGATTAATGTAATATACACTGAGCAAatatatgaacgcaacatgtaaagtgttggtctcatgtttcataagctgaaataaaagatcccagactgcagaaatgtccaccagagctgtagccagagaattaaatgtttatttatctatcataagccacctccaacgtcgttttagagaatttggctgtaagtcaaaccagcctcacaaccgtaTGGCGTcctgtgggtgagcggtttgcggATGTcgacattgtgaacagagtgccccatggtggcggtggggttgtgGTATGGgaaagcataagctacggacaacgaacacaattgcattttatcgatggcaatttgaatgcacagagataccgtgacgggatcctgaggcccattgtcgtgccattcatccgccgccatcacctcatgtttcagcatgataatgcacggcccaatgTCGCAATGATCTGTACACAATGCCTGGAAGCTGACAATGTCCCATGgagaaaatgtcccagttcttccatggcctgcatactcaccagacatctacacctattgagcatgtttgggatgctctggatcgatgtgtacgacagcgtgttccagttcccacccaTATCCAgcgacttcgcacagccattgaagtggagtgggacaacattccacaggccacaatcaacagcctgatcaactctatgcgaaggagatgtgttgcgctgcatgaggcaaatgagaATGGCgtcggagaagatggctgccgttttacagccctcaaACCAATTGTACCATTAtttgtgtttttccgcgttatttgtaatttattttgtacataatgtttctgccatcgtctcttataaccaaaaagagcttctggatatcaggacagcgattactcaccacgtattggacgaagatttttttttcaacgag
This window encodes:
- the LOC121573640 gene encoding uncharacterized protein LOC121573640 encodes the protein MMEGTQYQMSVFRLERGCLAEEEVVSLCLMRERRLSMCLKGDPPWTWKMALDQWTRLTGMMWKGLDPRSTATIPSTVMTSVNRMNWMKKLNHLLLESSWKEQSYSSCYSLDSDDCETRTRKSRSSAPKAEGPAVELPPRPELIKNPDEKRHPALTVDFTFKAIRKTLEKLGQDDLRKFKITLWNRYPESFSAPPQGMDMVDLVDRLLECYDLEVALQLTKALLKDMGLKRLADFLTDICKRNEVRYELRLTLLRKYSSMHEGFAQQGDHKAFDSIFNELYITDGGNAGPNIQHEVRKIDKLSTNHKKVKLITCR